In Dehalococcoidia bacterium, the sequence AGGTGTCGCGGTCGAGCAGCAGGACGCGGTGGCCCTTGCGGGCGAGGAGCATGGCCGTGGGGGCGCCGGCGACGCGTGCGCCGACCACGATGGCGTCGTACATTGCCGAGTTCTCCTGTGCGCTGCAAACGGTTCCCGTTGACCGCGCCGGCCAGGGGTGGCGCCGAGGGGTATCCGCGCGCCGGTGCGGCGGTGCACTGCGCCGGCGGCCGTGCGCGCCCACTCTCACAACAATAGTGAGCAGACACTACCTTGTCAAGCGTGGGCTGAGCCGCCCGGCGGCAGCCATCTTGCCGCGCGAGCGCTGTGGCGCTGTTGTTGCGTGCCTGCAACGCGCTTCGCTATGCTGATGCGGGCCGCGCCGCCGGCAACGATCCGCCGGCCGGCACATGCCGTGGCCCCCGCGGGAGTATGCTTCCGTGCAGTCGAAACCGGACGGGGTATGAAACCTGCGGGCAACGAGAGCGACAACCGCCTACGGATCGAAGGCGGCCGCAGGCTCGAAGGAGCGGTGCGCGTCAGTGGGGCCAAGAACGCCTCGCTGCCGATGATGGCCGCGGCCCTGCTCTCCGCCGATGCATGCACGCTGGAAAACGTGCCCGCGATCGACGACACCGTCGTCATGGCCATGATCCTGCGCCACCTCGGCGCCACGGTAGCGCGTGACCCCGAGCTGCCCGATGTCTACCGGCTCAGCGGTCAGGGCGTGCGCAACACCACGGCGCCGAGCCGGCTGGTGACCTCGCTGCGGGCCAGCTTCCTGGTGATGGGCGCCCTGCTCGGCCGCTTCGGCGAGGCGGCCTGCGCGGCGCCCGGCGGTGACGTGATCGGCCAGCGCCCGCTCGATGTGCATCTCGCCGGCTTCGCCACGCTGGGCGCCCGCATCTCGCGCGAGGGCGACAAGTTCGTGGCGCGGGCGCCGGCGCTGCGCGGGGCGCGCGTCTTCATGGACTACCCCAGCGTGCTGGGCACGGAGAACATCCTGCTGGCCGCTGTGCTGGCGCGCGGGCACACGCGCATCGTCAACGCCGCCGCCGAGCCGGAGATCGTCTCGCTGGCCGAGATGCTGAACAAGATGGGGGCGCGCATCGAGGGCGCCGGCTCGCACACGATCGAGGTCGAGGGCGTGGAGGCGCTGGGCGGCACGCATCACCGCGTCATCCCCGACCGCATCGAGGCGGGCACCTTCGCACTGGCCGCGGCGCTGACTCAGGGCGACGTGGCGATCGAGGATGCCGTGCCCTGCCACCTGGAGGCGCTGACCAGCAAGCTGTGCGAGATGGGCGTGCACGTCGAGGAGCAGGCGTGCGGCCTGCGTGTGGCGCACTGCGGCCGCCTGAAGGCGACGCACGTGCAGGCCGTGCCCTATCCCGGCCTGGCAACCGACCTGCAGGCGCCGCTCGCCGTGCTGCTCACGCAGGCGGAAGGGGTGAGCTTCGTGCACGAGCGCGTCTACGACAACCGCTTTCTCTACCTGGGCGAGCTGCGCAAGTTCGGCGCCGAGCTGGTGCAGGCCGGCACCACGGCCGTGATCAGCGGGCCGTCGCCGCTGGTCGGCGCCTCGGTGCGGGCGCTGGACGTGCGCGCCGGCGCGGCGCTGGTGCTCGCCGGCCTGGCCGCGCAGGGCGAGACGGAGATCAGCGATGTCTTTCACCTGGACCGCGGCTACGAAAACTTCGACGGGAAACTGACGAACCTCGGCGCCAACGTTCAGCGCGTCTGACGCGGCCGGCGGCGCCCTCCGGCGGCTGGGCCTTGCCCGCGTCGCATACGGCTCGGAGCGGGCATGTTTGCAAAAAAAGTGGGCATCGACCTGGGCACGGCCAACGTGCTCGTCTACGTCAAGGGCCGCGGCATCGTCGTGGACGAGCCCGCGGTGGTGGCGCTCGGCGTGCGCGACAACAACCTCGTCGGCGTGGGCGAGGAGGCGCGCAGCATGCTGGGCCGCGTGCCCAACAGCATCTCCGTCGTGCGGCCGATGCGCGACGGCGTGATCGCCGACTACCTGATCACCGAGGCGATGCTGCGCCACTACGTGCAGCAGGTGATGGGCAAGTTCAACTTCATCAAGCCGGAAGTGATGATCTGCGTGCCCGCCGGCGTCACCAGCGTGGAGCAGCGCGCCGTGCGCGACGCCGCCGAGCAGGCCGGCGCCCGCCGCCCGGCGCACCTGATCCCCGAACCGCTGGCCGCGGCGATCGGCGCCCGCATCCCCGTCGGCTCGCCCAGCGGCCATATGGTCGTCAACATCGGCGCCGGGCGCACGGAGGCCGCGGTCGTCTCGATGTACGGCCTCGTCGTCACCGAGTCCGTGCGCTCGGCCGGCGACCGGCTGGACGACATGATCACCCAATACATCCGCCGCCGCCACAACGTGGTGCTGGGCGACCGCACGGCGGAAGAGGTGAAGATCGCCGTGGGCAGCGCCCTGCCGGTGGAGGAGGACCTCGCCTGCAGCGTGCGCGGCCGCGACCTGATCACCGGCCTGCCCAAGACGATCACGATCACCTCGACCGAGATCACCGGCGCCATTCAAGAGGGACTGGCGCTCGTGGTGCAGTGCGTGCGCTCCGTGCTGGAACGGACGCCGCCGGAGCTGGCGTCGGACGTGATCGACCACGGCATCGTGCTCACCGGCGGCGGCGCCCTGCTGCGCCACCTGGACGACCTGATCACGCAGGAAACCGGCGTGCCCTGCCTGGTGGCCGACGAGCCGATGCACTGCGTGGCGATCGGCGCCGGCATCGCGCTGGAATACTTCGAGCTGATCAAGCGCAACCTGCCGACGGAAGAAGAGGGCCTGCTGGGCTATTCGGCCTGAGCGCGGGACGCCTCGCAAAGTCATGTGTTATACGGGCGGGCAGTTGGCCCAACCGATGAGGCGCTGTAGCACCCAAATCCCGCTGGCGATGATGCCAACGGCAGCTACGGCGAAGCCTCGCCACGACGTGCCTAACACATATTTGCAGTTACGTGCGCCGTGACGATGAGCCACCGATGTACATGTTGGGCAGACGCGAGCGGAAGGGGTGCTGGGCATGATCCTCCCGAAAGACCGCGACCCTCGTTTCGTGACGATCCGCCGTGGTGGGATCCTCACCGACTCGGATCACCAGCTCCTCGCCCTGTGGGCGGCAGCGTGCGCGGAGCACGTCCTTGACCTCTTCGCGTCGGCGAAGCCTTCGGACCCGCGACCGCGTCAGGCGATCGCGCGGGCCCGCGCCTGGGCGCGTGGCGAGGTCACGATGACCCAGGCTCGCACGGCGGCCGGCCATGCCATGGCCGCGGCCAGAGACCTGCGTGGGGCAGCACGGCATGCCGCGTACGCTGCCGGCCAGGCCGCGGCCGTCGCACACGTCGCCGCGCACGAGCTCGGTGCGGCGGCCTATGCGATCAAGGCCGCACGTGCGGCCGCGCTGGAAGGAGAGGGCGAGAGCGCAGGGCGTCTCGAGTGCCGGTGGCAGCGCGACCAGCTCCCAGAGGCGATTCGCGAGCTCGTACTCGACGACCAGCGGTTGCGGAACGACCTCTGCTGGTCGGTGTTCGGCGAACTGACTTTGGACAGCGTCCTCGGGACGGCGACGCCGGAGTAGCCGTTCGGCCGGCACGAGGAGCGCGAGCTGCCGCTCGTCCGAGTTCGGCATCCACGGCCATAAGCGCGGTTGCCGCGCGTGATAGCGGGCCGGCAGCAGCCGCGACTCCGTCACCGCCGTGAGCTCGCCTCGCCGGTTCATCTTCACCGCATAGTACGCCAGGGGCTCGGCCTGCGCCTCGACCGTCAGCGTCTCCTCTGACAGCCACACCAGCGCCGTCACCTGCGCGAGCGCCTGATCGCCGTACATCCGCCAGCGCCGGAAGCGCACGTAGCCGGACCGGTCCAGCCGCCGTTTCTAGCGCAGCGGCGCGAAGAGCCGTGCGGGCTCCTCGGGCTCATGCGGCGTGCCGATGACCCAGCTCAGCACTCCAGCCGGCGCCCGCCGTCCCTCCTTCCTGTGCTGATGGGCCCAGTGCTCCTCGCCAGGAGACCCGGCCGCTGTCGCCAACACCGCGGCAACGCTGAATACGACCGAAGTGCAGTCGCTAGGCAGCGCAGTACGCTTCGCCAGTGCCAGTCCGACACCAAAGACCAAATCCATCGCAATGCAGTTTGGCGGCACGTTTCAGGGCAAAGGCAGCTGCGACCGGAACCTGGCAGACCACCCAGAAGTCGCCACGCTCGCCGCCGCTGCCCTGCCGGCACTGGTGGCTCATGGACTACCAACGGTGATTGCTGCACCGCTCGCCGCGACGCCTGGAACGTTGCCAACGCCTGCTGCCAGTCCTATCGCGAATCGACCGGAGGGACTCGCCCAGTATCTCGTCAAGTCGGCTGCCTTCCGCTCGAATGTCGTCTATATCCTCACCTGCGTGCCTGACCCGACGACCCGCAAGCCCAATGCCGCCGGCGGCTCTGAATACCAGAGCAACGTGTGTGCCATCTCCGCGACCACAGCAGCCGGTACCGTCCTCTTTTCACAGGTCCTGTCTCCTACAAGCCAATGAAACTGACCACCAAACTCGGTGCTCTCGTTCTCGCCTGCTCAGCTACCGTCCTCACGGTCGCGATGACGGCCGCGCATTTGGTACCCGAGTACCAAAGGCAACAATACAGTTAGCATCCGCGACTTTCGTCCACCATCAGCGGTGGTAGTGAATATGGTGCCATTTCTGACGCACGAGGACGACCACGCTACGTCGCTGGAAGCCGGTGTACATGACTAGAACATTAGTGCGATTCCACGCCTGATTGTGGCCCTTGGAAGACCCTGCTGGACGGTATTTCGAGGTCTTCTAAACCGTTGGTCGCAGGTTCGAGTCCCGCCGGGGGTACCGCTTGGCTATCTGCTTCCTATGCCCAGGTGCGTGCGCGCGAACGCCTCGAACAGCGTGTCGAACTGCAGGCTGATGTGCGTACGCAGCGTCGCCATGTCGCGGAAGCAGCGCTCCAGCACCGTGCCCGGCCGCGCCGCGGACGAGCCCGCCGTGTGCAGCAGCAGATCCACCGCCTCGCCCGCCAGCCGCGTGCACTGCTGCTCGACCAGCACGATGCCCTGGCTACGCTCCAGCGAGAACGGCGCCTCCTCCTCCACCGCCTGCCGGCAAAACGCCATGTACTCCTGCGTGCAGCCGAGCAGCGCGGCGCGGGCCGTGTTGAGCAGGGCCTGCGCCTGCCCGAAGTGCCGCTGGAACTCCGCGCTCTCCGCGCGTCGCACCGGCGAGGGGCCGCGCGTGGTGCGCTCGCGCAGCAACCATTCGTAGCTGTCCAGGGCGCAGAGGCCGGTGCCGATCGCTACCGCCGCGATCTCGGCCATCAGCACGTTGCCGCTGGGGCTGGCGTAGAGCGGGTTGTCATGGATGCGCACGGCGGACCGTGGCGCCTCGGCGGTGGGCAGCGCCCGCTCCGACCGCGCCGTGCGGTAGAGCGGGATCACCCGGTCCGTCACCACCACGCGGTGCGAGCCGGTGCCGCGCATGCCCAGCATCTCCCAGTTCTCGACGATCGTGAAGTCCTCGCGGTCGATCAGCGCGCTCAGCGTCTCCGGCGGAGCGGCGGCATCGGCGCCGCGTCGGGCGACAGTGGCCATAAAGTGCGTGGCTACGTCGCAGCCGGTGGCGTAATCCCAGGCGCCGTTGATGCGCAGCCCGCCTTCCGCCGGCTCGGCGCTGCCCGGCGAGCCGACGAACGGCGCGCGGAAATCGCCGTCGTCGCCATAGGCTTCGATCTGCGCCTGCTCCGGGAACTTCGCCAAAACGTGCGGATGTCCGGCCGTAAACGCCAGCACCCAGCCGCTCGACGGGCAGCCGCGCGTGATCTCGATCATCGTCTCGGCGAAGACCGGCAGCGCAAACTCGTAGCCGCCGAAGCGCCGCGGCTGCAGCGTGCGGTAGAAGCCGCCCTCCACGAAGGCGCGATGCGTTTCCGGCAGAATGCGCCCCGCCGCCTCGCACGCGGCCTGCTGCGCCCGCAGCATGGGCCGCAGCGATACGGCGCGGGCGATCAGCTGCCGCGGTGTGAGCCCCGGCTCCGGCGGCGAAATCGCGCAGGCAGGCTGCCCGCCCGCCTCACGCGCCATCGAGCACCTGCTTGCAACGGATCATGGCGTCGATGTGCTGCCGCGGCGAGGTGAAGCTGCTGCCCATCGTGCCCACGGTCAGGTGCGTGGCGCCCAGCTTCTGCCAGGCGTCGCGCTGCGCCGCCCACTCGTCGGGCCCGCCACGCGCCGCGTTGACGCCGACGTCGAGGCCGATGCTCGCCGGATCGCGCCCCGCCGCCTGCGCATAGCCGCGGAAGCGCTCCAGCACGGCGCGAAACTCGTCGTTCGGGGGAAACTGCGGGAACCAGCCGTCGGCCAGCCGCGCGATGCGCTCGATCGCCCGCTCCACCACCGCGGTGTATGAGCCCATCCAGA encodes:
- the murA gene encoding UDP-N-acetylglucosamine 1-carboxyvinyltransferase, which encodes MKPAGNESDNRLRIEGGRRLEGAVRVSGAKNASLPMMAAALLSADACTLENVPAIDDTVVMAMILRHLGATVARDPELPDVYRLSGQGVRNTTAPSRLVTSLRASFLVMGALLGRFGEAACAAPGGDVIGQRPLDVHLAGFATLGARISREGDKFVARAPALRGARVFMDYPSVLGTENILLAAVLARGHTRIVNAAAEPEIVSLAEMLNKMGARIEGAGSHTIEVEGVEALGGTHHRVIPDRIEAGTFALAAALTQGDVAIEDAVPCHLEALTSKLCEMGVHVEEQACGLRVAHCGRLKATHVQAVPYPGLATDLQAPLAVLLTQAEGVSFVHERVYDNRFLYLGELRKFGAELVQAGTTAVISGPSPLVGASVRALDVRAGAALVLAGLAAQGETEISDVFHLDRGYENFDGKLTNLGANVQRV
- a CDS encoding rod shape-determining protein; translation: MFAKKVGIDLGTANVLVYVKGRGIVVDEPAVVALGVRDNNLVGVGEEARSMLGRVPNSISVVRPMRDGVIADYLITEAMLRHYVQQVMGKFNFIKPEVMICVPAGVTSVEQRAVRDAAEQAGARRPAHLIPEPLAAAIGARIPVGSPSGHMVVNIGAGRTEAAVVSMYGLVVTESVRSAGDRLDDMITQYIRRRHNVVLGDRTAEEVKIAVGSALPVEEDLACSVRGRDLITGLPKTITITSTEITGAIQEGLALVVQCVRSVLERTPPELASDVIDHGIVLTGGGALLRHLDDLITQETGVPCLVADEPMHCVAIGAGIALEYFELIKRNLPTEEEGLLGYSA
- a CDS encoding oxidoreductase; amino-acid sequence: MAREAGGQPACAISPPEPGLTPRQLIARAVSLRPMLRAQQAACEAAGRILPETHRAFVEGGFYRTLQPRRFGGYEFALPVFAETMIEITRGCPSSGWVLAFTAGHPHVLAKFPEQAQIEAYGDDGDFRAPFVGSPGSAEPAEGGLRINGAWDYATGCDVATHFMATVARRGADAAAPPETLSALIDREDFTIVENWEMLGMRGTGSHRVVVTDRVIPLYRTARSERALPTAEAPRSAVRIHDNPLYASPSGNVLMAEIAAVAIGTGLCALDSYEWLLRERTTRGPSPVRRAESAEFQRHFGQAQALLNTARAALLGCTQEYMAFCRQAVEEEAPFSLERSQGIVLVEQQCTRLAGEAVDLLLHTAGSSAARPGTVLERCFRDMATLRTHISLQFDTLFEAFARTHLGIGSR